One stretch of Methylococcus capsulatus DNA includes these proteins:
- a CDS encoding ammonium transporter, which yields MTKSADVLFVLLGAIMVLAMHAGFAFLEVGTVRRKNQVNALVKIISDFAMSTLAYFFIGYYLAYGIHFFDGAQALTVDNGYGLVKFFFLLTFAAAIPAIVSGGIAERSKFNPQLAATFLLVGFVYPLFEGIAWNSNLGFQNWLQAHFGAQFHDFAGSVVVHAVGGWIGLAAVLLLGPRRGRYHRDGMIAAHPPSSIPFLALGAWILTVGWFGFNVMSAQNLSGVSGLVAVNSLMAMVGGTLAALLAGRNDPGFVHNGPLAGLVAVCAGSDLMHPAGALIVGAVAGTLFVCLFTLTQNRWKIDDVLGVWPLHGLCGAWGGVAAGIFGQSALGGIGGISFPAQVLGTGLGIAIALTGGLAVYGTVKMLTGLRLTPEEEFDGADLTVHRISSSPEKEAGW from the coding sequence ATGACAAAAAGTGCAGACGTACTGTTCGTTCTGCTCGGTGCCATCATGGTGCTGGCCATGCACGCCGGTTTCGCTTTCCTCGAAGTCGGCACGGTGCGGCGCAAGAACCAGGTCAACGCGCTGGTCAAGATCATCAGCGACTTCGCCATGTCGACCCTCGCCTATTTCTTCATCGGCTATTATCTTGCCTATGGTATCCATTTCTTCGACGGCGCCCAGGCGCTCACGGTGGACAATGGTTACGGCCTGGTCAAGTTCTTTTTCCTGCTGACCTTCGCCGCCGCCATCCCTGCCATCGTGTCCGGCGGCATCGCCGAACGCTCGAAGTTCAATCCCCAGCTCGCCGCCACCTTCCTGCTGGTCGGCTTCGTCTATCCGCTGTTCGAAGGCATCGCCTGGAATTCCAACCTCGGCTTCCAGAACTGGCTGCAGGCGCACTTTGGCGCACAGTTCCATGACTTTGCCGGGTCCGTGGTGGTCCACGCCGTTGGCGGATGGATCGGCTTGGCGGCGGTGCTGCTGCTGGGACCGCGGCGCGGACGCTACCACCGTGACGGCATGATCGCGGCCCACCCGCCGTCCAGCATCCCCTTCCTTGCACTCGGCGCCTGGATACTCACCGTCGGCTGGTTTGGCTTCAACGTCATGTCCGCTCAGAACCTGAGCGGCGTCAGCGGTCTGGTCGCCGTCAACTCGCTCATGGCCATGGTTGGCGGCACCCTCGCCGCGCTGCTCGCCGGCCGCAACGACCCAGGCTTCGTGCACAACGGCCCGCTCGCCGGCCTGGTCGCCGTCTGTGCCGGCTCCGATCTGATGCATCCGGCCGGCGCCCTGATCGTCGGCGCAGTGGCCGGTACTCTGTTCGTCTGTTTGTTCACCCTGACCCAGAACCGCTGGAAAATCGACGACGTGCTCGGTGTCTGGCCATTGCATGGGCTCTGCGGTGCCTGGGGTGGTGTCGCCGCCGGAATTTTCGGCCAGAGCGCGCTGGGCGGCATCGGTGGCATCAGCTTTCCGGCCCAGGTACTGGGAACGGGGCTGGGCATTGCTATCGCGCTGACGGGAGGTCTCGCGGTTTATGGCACCGTGAAAATGCTGACCGGCCTGCGCCTGACGCCGGAAGAGGAATTCGACGGCGCGGATTTGACAGTGCACAGGATTTCGTCCAGCCCAGAGAAAGAAGCGGGCTGGTGA
- the aspS gene encoding aspartate--tRNA ligase, with the protein MRSHRCGEVNESLLGQEVGLCGWVHRRRDHGGVIFVDLRDREGLVQVVFDPDYPEPFKLAETVRSEYVIRVVGKVRSRPEGTENPNLRSGKVEVLATSLEILNRSETPPFPIESDLEVNEEMRLRYRYIDLRRPVMQQRMRLRRDITRFLRNFLDHHGFYEIETPFLTKATPEGARDYLVPSRTHPHSFFALPQSPQLYKQLLMISGMDRYYQVVRCFRDEDLRADRQPEFTQLDIETSFMNEDQIMTLMETMIRDLFRETLNEELPDPFPRMTYAEAMRRFASDKPDLRIPLELVDIADLLAGVEFKVFAGPAADPEGRVVALKLPGGGDLSRKDIDDLTRFVGIYGAKGLAYVKVNDLGAGLEGLQSPILKFMPESTVRAILERTEAQTGDLIFFGADKARIVNESMGALRVKLGQDRGLVEKGWRPLWVTDFPMFEWDEKSGRWVALHHPFTAPKCSEEELRQNPGQALSRAYDMVLNGTEIGGGSVRIHRPEMQQAVFDLLGIGEEEARQKFGFLLNALRYGCPPHGGLAFGLDRLVMLMSGASSIREVMAFPKTQSAWCPLIDAPAQVNDAQLHELGIRLRKNPTAESGSAPPS; encoded by the coding sequence ATGCGCAGTCACCGTTGCGGGGAAGTGAACGAGAGCCTTCTGGGCCAGGAAGTCGGCTTGTGCGGTTGGGTGCACCGGCGGCGCGACCACGGGGGAGTGATTTTCGTCGATCTCCGGGACCGGGAAGGGCTGGTGCAGGTCGTGTTCGATCCGGACTACCCGGAGCCCTTCAAACTCGCCGAAACCGTCCGCAGCGAGTACGTCATCCGTGTGGTGGGTAAGGTCCGCAGCCGTCCCGAGGGTACCGAGAATCCCAACCTCAGGAGCGGTAAGGTCGAAGTGCTGGCTACTTCGCTGGAAATCCTCAATCGTTCGGAGACCCCGCCGTTCCCTATCGAAAGCGACCTCGAGGTGAACGAAGAGATGCGGCTGCGCTACCGCTACATCGACCTGCGCCGGCCGGTCATGCAGCAGCGCATGCGGCTGCGCCGGGACATCACCCGCTTCCTACGCAACTTCCTGGATCACCACGGCTTCTACGAGATCGAGACGCCGTTCCTCACCAAGGCCACGCCGGAAGGCGCGCGCGACTACCTCGTGCCGAGCCGCACCCATCCGCATTCGTTCTTCGCACTCCCGCAGTCGCCGCAGCTGTACAAGCAGTTGCTGATGATTTCCGGCATGGACCGCTATTACCAGGTCGTGCGCTGTTTCCGTGACGAGGATTTGCGGGCCGACCGTCAGCCGGAATTCACCCAGCTCGACATCGAGACCTCGTTCATGAACGAGGATCAGATCATGACTCTGATGGAAACCATGATCCGCGACCTGTTCCGGGAGACCTTGAACGAGGAGCTGCCGGATCCGTTCCCACGCATGACCTATGCCGAAGCCATGCGCCGGTTCGCTTCCGATAAGCCGGATCTGCGCATCCCGCTGGAGCTGGTGGACATCGCCGATCTCTTGGCCGGCGTGGAGTTCAAGGTATTCGCCGGGCCAGCCGCCGATCCCGAAGGCCGGGTGGTGGCGCTCAAGCTGCCGGGAGGCGGTGACCTCTCGCGCAAGGATATCGACGACCTGACCCGCTTCGTCGGCATCTATGGCGCAAAAGGCCTGGCATATGTGAAGGTGAACGACTTGGGGGCCGGACTGGAGGGACTGCAGTCGCCGATCCTCAAATTCATGCCGGAATCCACGGTCCGTGCCATCCTGGAGCGCACCGAGGCTCAGACCGGCGACCTGATTTTCTTCGGCGCCGACAAGGCCCGCATCGTCAACGAATCCATGGGTGCATTGCGGGTCAAGCTGGGCCAGGACCGCGGCCTGGTCGAGAAGGGCTGGCGACCGCTCTGGGTCACCGACTTCCCCATGTTCGAATGGGACGAGAAATCTGGCCGCTGGGTCGCCCTGCACCATCCCTTCACCGCACCCAAATGCAGTGAGGAAGAACTCAGGCAGAACCCCGGGCAAGCACTGTCCCGGGCCTACGACATGGTCCTCAACGGCACCGAGATCGGCGGCGGCTCGGTGCGTATCCACCGGCCCGAGATGCAGCAGGCCGTGTTCGATTTGCTCGGCATAGGTGAGGAGGAGGCGCGGCAAAAATTCGGCTTTCTGCTCAACGCCTTGCGTTATGGCTGCCCGCCCCATGGCGGCCTGGCCTTCGGTCTGGACCGTTTGGTCATGCTCATGTCCGGTGCTTCTTCGATCCGCGAGGTAATGGCCTTCCCCAAGACCCAGTCGGCCTGGTGTCCGCTGATCGACGCGCCGGCGCAGGTCAACGACGCCCAGTTGCACGAACTCGGTATCCGTTTGCGGAAAAATCCGACGGCGGAAAGCGGCAGCGCACCGCCTTCTTGA
- a CDS encoding FmdB family zinc ribbon protein has protein sequence MPIYEYQCKSCGHSLEVMQKISDVPLTDCPACGQPELAKQVSAAGFRLKGGGWYETDFKGSKDKKKNLAGDATPKAEGKPADSAASSSKPAA, from the coding sequence ATGCCGATTTACGAATACCAGTGCAAATCCTGCGGTCACAGCCTGGAGGTCATGCAGAAGATCAGCGACGTGCCGTTGACGGACTGCCCCGCCTGCGGCCAGCCGGAGCTGGCCAAGCAGGTCTCCGCCGCCGGTTTCCGGCTCAAGGGCGGCGGCTGGTACGAGACCGATTTCAAGGGCAGCAAGGACAAGAAAAAGAATCTGGCCGGTGATGCCACGCCGAAAGCGGAGGGCAAGCCAGCGGACAGCGCCGCTTCGTCCAGCAAACCCGCGGCTTAG
- a CDS encoding COX15/CtaA family protein — MQCNTAPDAGSRFARIGIITIAAVYFLIMVGGIVRASGAGMGCPDWPTCFGRLVPPTDESQLPADYHEIYAERGYADTRFNPVKTWTEYVNRLVGVSIGLLIIATLYRSLAFWKTDRTVTWLALTVFLAVGFQGWLGSAVVASNLRPVMITAHMLMAFAIVCLLIYAVTRSQRRYFAALDLSGLPPRFRTVLMAAMGMTLLQITMGTQIRESVDVMAATSAADRSLWRENFPLIFYVHRSFSALILGVNLWLAWKTVKSVPAGSLYARFGMALAGLVVAAIAAGVTLDRFGFPAIAQPLHLVLANLIFGTQFFLFIAARYAGR; from the coding sequence ATGCAATGCAACACTGCTCCCGATGCAGGTAGCCGGTTCGCCCGGATCGGCATCATCACCATCGCCGCCGTCTATTTTTTGATCATGGTGGGCGGCATCGTCAGAGCCTCGGGTGCCGGCATGGGCTGCCCGGACTGGCCGACCTGCTTCGGCCGGCTGGTGCCGCCTACGGACGAATCACAGCTTCCGGCCGACTACCACGAAATCTACGCCGAGCGCGGTTATGCCGACACCCGCTTCAACCCGGTCAAAACCTGGACCGAATACGTCAACCGACTGGTAGGCGTCAGCATCGGCCTGCTGATCATCGCCACGTTGTACCGCTCCCTCGCCTTTTGGAAGACCGATCGGACCGTGACCTGGCTCGCGCTGACGGTGTTCCTTGCGGTGGGTTTCCAGGGCTGGCTGGGCTCCGCCGTGGTGGCCAGCAATCTGCGCCCGGTCATGATCACGGCCCACATGCTGATGGCGTTCGCCATCGTCTGCCTGCTGATTTACGCAGTCACGCGTTCGCAGCGCCGTTATTTCGCCGCCTTGGACCTGTCCGGCCTGCCCCCACGCTTCCGCACGGTCCTGATGGCGGCCATGGGTATGACTCTCCTGCAGATCACCATGGGTACCCAGATTCGAGAATCGGTGGACGTCATGGCTGCAACCTCCGCGGCAGACCGCAGCCTGTGGCGCGAAAACTTCCCGCTCATCTTCTACGTCCACCGCTCCTTCTCCGCCTTGATCCTCGGCGTCAACCTTTGGTTGGCCTGGAAGACGGTCAAGTCCGTGCCGGCAGGCTCGCTCTATGCCCGCTTCGGAATGGCCCTGGCAGGGCTCGTAGTCGCCGCCATCGCCGCCGGCGTCACGCTGGACCGGTTCGGTTTTCCGGCCATCGCCCAGCCGCTGCACCTGGTCTTGGCGAATCTCATATTCGGCACCCAGTTCTTCCTTTTCATCGCCGCCCGCTACGCCGGCCGTTGA
- a CDS encoding type III pantothenate kinase, producing the protein MKLLIDIGNSRVKWARSEPGRYTFGGAFATDASSLAGACESQMAELPRPEAVLVSNVAGARMGRLVADWASARWAVPVRFLCSEASAMGVVNAYPDPARLGVDRWLGLIGAWRMHRDACCIVSAGTALTIDLLDGEGRHRGGVIGPGLSLMRTALTSLEALAGEVESGNDFFCNRTAPALSSGILYSAVGLIRESLGRAARLLATEPVVLLTGGDAAMLRPYIEGPVQLVPHLVLEGLHAVAERSP; encoded by the coding sequence GTGAAGCTGTTGATCGACATCGGCAATTCGCGGGTGAAATGGGCGCGATCCGAGCCGGGACGGTACACCTTCGGCGGTGCGTTCGCCACGGACGCGTCCAGCCTGGCAGGTGCGTGCGAAAGCCAGATGGCGGAGCTGCCGCGGCCGGAGGCCGTTCTGGTGTCCAACGTCGCCGGCGCGAGGATGGGCCGGCTGGTCGCGGACTGGGCGTCGGCCCGCTGGGCCGTGCCGGTCCGTTTCCTATGCAGTGAGGCTTCGGCCATGGGAGTCGTCAACGCCTATCCGGATCCGGCCCGCTTGGGTGTCGACCGCTGGCTCGGGCTGATCGGAGCTTGGCGGATGCACCGCGACGCCTGCTGCATCGTCAGCGCCGGTACTGCCTTGACCATCGACCTGCTGGACGGTGAGGGCCGGCATCGGGGCGGTGTGATTGGTCCCGGTCTTTCGCTGATGCGCACGGCGCTGACGTCCCTGGAGGCTTTGGCGGGAGAGGTGGAAAGCGGCAACGACTTCTTCTGCAACCGCACCGCACCCGCGTTGTCCAGCGGTATTCTCTATTCGGCGGTGGGTTTGATAAGGGAGTCACTGGGGCGGGCGGCGAGGCTCCTGGCGACCGAGCCCGTAGTGCTGCTCACCGGCGGCGATGCCGCGATGCTCCGTCCCTACATCGAGGGTCCGGTCCAGTTGGTGCCTCACCTCGTTCTCGAAGGCCTGCATGCCGTAGCGGAGCGTTCGCCATGA
- a CDS encoding biotin--[acetyl-CoA-carboxylase] ligase: protein MSTTAGLSAAARSLLSLLADGGFHSGEAIAASSGCSRTGVWKRIEELRALGVEVYAVPGMGYRLAHPLELLDGKVIAGALTGTAAEAIGLIEVHAQLASTNDHLMRRAAEGAPAGTVCLAERQSAGKGRIGRAWVSPLCGNVYLSLLWRFGRAGFSGLSLAVGVAAVRALRAQGISDAALKWPNDVLWSRRKLGGILIEVTGEANGQYAVVIGIGLNMNLPDRHAGSIDQDWVDLARIPGGAGVSRNRLIAGMLNELAPMLAGYETTGLAPYLEEWRGYHSFEGAQASVQQGDRVWTGRIVGVSAEGLLLLACEDGPVREFASGDVRVRAL from the coding sequence TTGAGCACCACGGCCGGTCTTTCCGCGGCTGCCCGCAGCCTGCTCTCATTGCTGGCCGATGGCGGCTTCCATTCCGGCGAAGCCATTGCTGCGAGCTCGGGTTGCAGCCGCACCGGGGTCTGGAAGCGCATCGAGGAGCTGCGCGCCCTGGGGGTGGAAGTATACGCCGTACCCGGCATGGGCTACCGACTGGCGCATCCGCTGGAGCTGCTGGACGGGAAGGTGATAGCGGGCGCACTGACCGGTACGGCGGCGGAAGCCATCGGCCTTATCGAAGTTCATGCGCAGCTTGCCTCCACCAATGATCACCTCATGCGGCGGGCGGCCGAAGGCGCACCGGCCGGCACCGTCTGCCTGGCCGAGCGGCAGAGCGCCGGAAAGGGACGGATTGGCCGGGCGTGGGTGTCGCCCCTGTGCGGCAACGTCTATTTGTCCCTGCTCTGGCGGTTCGGCCGGGCGGGTTTTTCCGGTCTTAGCCTCGCCGTGGGCGTGGCTGCGGTACGGGCCTTACGGGCGCAGGGCATCAGCGATGCGGCACTCAAATGGCCGAACGACGTCCTGTGGTCGCGCCGCAAGCTGGGTGGCATTCTGATCGAGGTGACGGGGGAGGCCAATGGCCAATACGCTGTCGTGATCGGGATCGGCCTCAACATGAATCTTCCGGACCGCCACGCCGGGTCCATCGATCAGGACTGGGTCGACCTGGCGCGGATTCCGGGAGGCGCCGGCGTCTCGCGCAATCGGCTGATCGCCGGGATGCTCAACGAATTGGCCCCCATGCTGGCGGGTTACGAAACCACCGGGCTTGCGCCGTATCTCGAGGAATGGCGCGGCTACCACAGCTTCGAAGGCGCCCAGGCCAGCGTGCAACAGGGTGACCGGGTGTGGACGGGGCGGATCGTCGGTGTCTCGGCGGAAGGACTGCTGCTGCTGGCATGCGAGGACGGTCCGGTGCGTGAATTCGCATCCGGCGACGTACGGGTGAGAGCGCTGTGA
- a CDS encoding replication-associated recombination protein A — protein sequence MFVDFSQPLADRLRPRTLDEYVGQTHLIEPGRPLYESIRRGRLHSMIFWGPPGTGKTTLARLVARHADAEFLPVSAVLSGVKEIREALAQAVKFKAAGRRAVLFVDEVHRFNKSQQDAFLAHVEDGTVSFIGATTENPSFEVNAALLSRARVYVLKALSEADLLGVIERALSDAEHGLGGRGLEMPGPVRMAYVRAADGDARRLLNLLEITADLLDAGQTVVSEEIARQVLASGTTRRFDKQGEEFYNQISALHKSVRGSSPDAALYWLCRMLDGGCDPLYLARRLVRIASEDIGNADPKALELCLNAWNAQERLGSPEGELALAQAVVYLAVAPKSNAVYEAYKAARADAAQAGSLPVPLHLRNAPTGLMKSLDYGKEYRYAHDYPDAYVPGENYFPDGLERREYYRPVNRGMEIKIAEKLERLKALDKEADER from the coding sequence GTGTTTGTTGACTTCTCCCAGCCGCTGGCCGACCGGTTGCGTCCCCGGACGCTGGACGAGTACGTCGGCCAGACTCACCTCATCGAGCCGGGCCGGCCGCTGTACGAGTCGATCCGGCGAGGCCGCCTCCATTCGATGATTTTTTGGGGTCCGCCCGGCACCGGCAAGACGACTCTGGCGCGGCTGGTCGCCCGCCATGCCGACGCCGAGTTTCTGCCGGTTTCCGCGGTGTTGTCGGGGGTGAAGGAAATCCGCGAAGCCTTGGCTCAGGCGGTGAAATTCAAGGCGGCCGGCCGCCGCGCCGTCCTGTTCGTCGACGAGGTGCACCGTTTCAATAAATCGCAGCAGGACGCGTTTCTGGCCCACGTCGAGGACGGCACGGTCAGCTTCATCGGTGCCACCACCGAAAATCCCTCGTTCGAGGTCAACGCCGCCTTGCTGTCGCGGGCCAGGGTCTATGTGCTGAAGGCGCTGAGCGAGGCCGATCTGTTGGGCGTCATCGAGCGCGCATTGTCGGACGCTGAGCACGGCCTGGGCGGACGCGGTCTGGAGATGCCCGGCCCCGTGCGCATGGCTTACGTCCGTGCCGCCGACGGTGATGCCCGGCGCTTGCTGAACCTCCTGGAAATCACCGCAGACCTGCTGGATGCGGGCCAGACGGTGGTGAGCGAAGAGATCGCGCGGCAGGTCCTGGCGTCTGGCACCACGCGCCGTTTCGACAAGCAGGGCGAGGAGTTCTACAACCAAATTTCCGCACTGCACAAATCGGTGCGCGGCAGTTCGCCCGATGCCGCATTGTACTGGTTGTGCCGGATGCTGGATGGGGGCTGCGATCCGCTCTATTTGGCCCGGCGCCTGGTGCGGATCGCGTCCGAGGACATCGGCAATGCGGACCCCAAGGCGCTGGAGCTGTGCTTGAATGCCTGGAACGCCCAGGAGCGCCTCGGCAGCCCGGAGGGCGAGCTGGCCCTGGCGCAGGCCGTTGTGTATTTGGCCGTCGCCCCCAAGAGCAATGCAGTTTACGAGGCCTACAAGGCCGCGCGGGCAGACGCCGCCCAGGCGGGCAGTCTGCCGGTGCCCCTGCATCTGCGCAACGCACCGACAGGCTTGATGAAGAGCCTGGATTACGGCAAGGAATACCGCTATGCGCACGATTATCCGGACGCCTACGTGCCGGGCGAAAACTATTTCCCCGATGGGCTGGAGCGGCGGGAATACTACCGCCCGGTCAATCGCGGCATGGAGATCAAGATCGCCGAGAAGCTGGAGCGTCTCAAGGCGCTGGACAAGGAGGCGGACGAGCGTTGA
- the lolA gene encoding outer membrane lipoprotein chaperone LolA, translating into MPAFRYLIALPLLFLSLAQAETTPQSRLKNFLDSARTLQADFTQVQLDESGRPRQESKGSFYLQRPGKFRWDYTKPYRQQIVSSGGKVWFYDVDLEQVTAKKLGQAVGSTPALLLSGEMALEDNFTIEDQGAEEGMYWIKLVPKSEEGGFRYVLIGLEGDKLAGMELSDNFGQLTRIYFANLRTGITLDPKLFQFSPPAGVDVFEDK; encoded by the coding sequence ATGCCTGCCTTCCGATACCTGATCGCGCTGCCGCTGCTGTTCCTGAGCCTCGCGCAGGCTGAGACCACGCCGCAGAGCCGGCTGAAAAATTTTCTGGATTCCGCCCGCACCCTGCAGGCCGACTTCACCCAGGTCCAGCTCGACGAAAGCGGTCGACCCCGGCAGGAGAGCAAGGGTTCCTTCTACTTGCAGCGGCCCGGTAAGTTTCGCTGGGATTACACCAAGCCCTACCGCCAGCAAATCGTCTCCAGCGGTGGCAAGGTCTGGTTCTACGATGTCGACCTGGAACAGGTGACGGCCAAGAAACTCGGTCAGGCCGTGGGTTCGACGCCGGCCTTGCTGCTGAGCGGCGAAATGGCGCTGGAGGACAATTTTACCATCGAGGACCAGGGGGCCGAGGAGGGCATGTACTGGATCAAGCTGGTGCCCAAGTCGGAGGAAGGCGGATTCCGTTATGTGCTGATCGGGCTCGAAGGCGACAAGCTGGCCGGCATGGAGCTGAGCGACAATTTCGGCCAGTTGACACGCATCTATTTCGCCAACCTCCGGACCGGCATTACGCTCGACCCCAAGCTGTTCCAGTTCAGCCCGCCGGCCGGCGTGGACGTGTTCGAGGACAAGTAG
- the purB gene encoding adenylosuccinate lyase, whose amino-acid sequence MKSIKALSPVDGRYADKADALRNTFSEYGLIRFRILVELRWLEVLAAEPAIIEVPSLSDGARDRLHRIVNEFGEEDAERVKTIERTTNHDVKAVEYFLKEKIKGCPELERIAEFIHFACTSEDINNLAYGLMVKEARDTVLLPAMDELIAAVRERAHAYAGQPMLSRTHGQPATPTTVGKEFANVAARLARQREQVAAVTLMGKINGAVGNFNAHAVAYPEVDWPKLAQAFVESLGLAWNPYTIQIEPHDYLAELCHAYSRFGTVLIDFDRDVWGYISLGFFRQKTVAGEVGSSTMPHKVNPIDFENSEGNLGLANALFSHFAEKLPISRWQRDLSDSTVLRNLGVGFAHLLIALASTLKGLGKLELSPPVLEADLDGNWEVLAEAIQTVMRRYGVEQPYEKLKVLTRGQRVDAEGLRAFVETLEIPEEARRRLAALAPRDYIGYAEAFAKAI is encoded by the coding sequence ATGAAGTCCATCAAGGCATTATCGCCGGTAGACGGCCGTTACGCCGACAAGGCCGACGCCCTCCGCAACACTTTCAGCGAATACGGTCTCATCCGGTTCCGGATCCTGGTCGAATTGCGCTGGCTGGAGGTGCTGGCGGCCGAGCCCGCGATCATCGAGGTTCCCTCTTTGAGTGACGGAGCGCGCGATCGCCTGCACCGGATCGTGAACGAATTCGGTGAAGAGGATGCCGAACGGGTCAAGACCATCGAGCGGACCACCAACCATGACGTCAAGGCGGTCGAATATTTCCTGAAAGAGAAGATCAAGGGCTGCCCCGAACTGGAGCGGATCGCCGAGTTCATCCATTTCGCCTGCACCTCCGAAGACATCAACAATCTCGCCTATGGGCTGATGGTGAAGGAAGCCCGTGACACTGTCCTGCTGCCGGCGATGGACGAACTGATTGCCGCGGTGCGGGAACGGGCGCATGCCTATGCCGGCCAGCCGATGCTTTCGCGCACTCACGGCCAGCCGGCAACGCCCACCACGGTGGGGAAGGAGTTCGCCAACGTTGCCGCGCGGCTGGCGCGTCAACGCGAGCAAGTAGCGGCGGTGACGCTGATGGGCAAGATCAATGGTGCGGTCGGCAATTTCAATGCCCATGCGGTCGCTTACCCCGAAGTCGATTGGCCCAAACTGGCGCAAGCCTTCGTCGAGTCGCTGGGGCTGGCCTGGAACCCTTACACCATACAGATCGAGCCGCACGATTATCTGGCCGAGCTATGCCATGCCTACAGCCGTTTCGGCACGGTGCTGATCGACTTCGACCGCGACGTCTGGGGTTATATCTCACTGGGTTTTTTCAGGCAGAAGACCGTGGCCGGCGAAGTCGGCTCGTCCACCATGCCGCACAAAGTCAACCCGATCGATTTCGAGAACTCGGAAGGCAACCTCGGTCTCGCCAACGCGCTGTTCTCGCATTTCGCCGAGAAGTTGCCGATCTCGCGCTGGCAGCGCGATCTGAGCGATTCCACGGTGCTGCGCAATCTCGGCGTCGGTTTCGCCCATCTGCTCATTGCGCTCGCTTCGACCTTGAAAGGACTGGGCAAGCTGGAGCTGAGCCCTCCGGTACTGGAGGCTGATCTCGATGGCAACTGGGAGGTGCTGGCCGAGGCGATCCAGACCGTGATGCGCCGCTATGGCGTGGAACAGCCCTATGAGAAGCTCAAGGTCTTGACCCGCGGCCAGCGGGTGGACGCGGAGGGACTGCGTGCCTTCGTCGAGACCCTGGAGATACCGGAGGAAGCGCGCCGCCGCCTGGCAGCACTGGCCCCACGCGACTACATCGGCTACGCTGAAGCCTTCGCCAAAGCCATCTGA
- the mnmA gene encoding tRNA 2-thiouridine(34) synthase MnmA produces the protein MKQHVVVGMSGGVDSSVTALLLLRQGYRVSGLFMKNWEEDDGTKYCTAVQDFADARQVCERLGVELHAVNFAAEYWDDVFEVFLSEYRAGRTPNPDILCNKQIKFKAFLDYAEDLGADLIAMGHYARVVEDDGRLQLFKGCDAGKDQSYFLYTLQQDQLARTLFPLGGLNKTEVRALATRAGFANDAKKDSTGICFIGERRFKDFLARYLPAQPGDIRTPDGVLLGRHDGLMYYTLGQRSGLGIGGTRAGGREPWYVLDKDLTNNVLVVGQGHDHPLLYRDGLLASRLHWVDGAGPAPSEILYCAAKTRYRQSDQDCRIRLLGEDRLEVVFARPQRAVTPGQSVVFYQDDRCLGGGVIDQTFNTGSKAEAA, from the coding sequence ATGAAGCAGCATGTGGTCGTTGGGATGTCGGGAGGGGTGGATTCGTCGGTCACCGCCTTGCTGCTGCTCCGCCAGGGTTACCGTGTCAGCGGCCTGTTCATGAAGAACTGGGAGGAGGACGATGGTACCAAGTACTGCACGGCCGTGCAGGATTTCGCCGACGCCAGGCAGGTCTGTGAGCGTTTAGGGGTCGAGCTGCATGCGGTTAACTTCGCTGCGGAATACTGGGATGATGTGTTCGAGGTGTTCCTGAGCGAATACCGGGCCGGCCGGACGCCGAATCCCGACATCCTCTGTAACAAGCAGATCAAGTTCAAAGCCTTCCTCGACTATGCCGAAGACCTGGGCGCCGATCTCATCGCCATGGGGCATTATGCCCGGGTGGTGGAAGACGACGGTCGGTTGCAGCTCTTCAAGGGATGTGATGCCGGTAAGGATCAGAGCTATTTCCTTTACACTCTGCAGCAGGACCAGCTCGCCCGTACTCTGTTCCCCCTGGGTGGGCTGAACAAGACCGAGGTGCGCGCATTGGCCACCCGGGCCGGTTTTGCCAACGACGCCAAGAAGGACAGTACCGGCATCTGTTTCATCGGCGAACGGCGCTTCAAGGACTTCCTCGCCCGTTATCTGCCGGCCCAGCCGGGGGATATCCGCACACCGGATGGCGTGCTCCTCGGCCGGCACGACGGCCTGATGTACTACACGCTAGGCCAGCGTTCCGGACTCGGCATCGGCGGCACCAGGGCGGGCGGACGGGAGCCGTGGTATGTGTTGGACAAGGATCTGACCAACAACGTGCTGGTGGTCGGCCAGGGTCACGATCACCCCCTGCTCTACCGGGATGGGCTGCTGGCCAGCCGGCTCCATTGGGTCGATGGTGCCGGTCCTGCGCCCAGCGAGATACTGTATTGTGCAGCCAAGACCCGCTACCGCCAGAGCGACCAGGACTGTCGCATCCGTCTGCTCGGTGAAGACCGCCTGGAGGTCGTGTTCGCCCGGCCCCAGCGCGCCGTGACTCCGGGCCAGTCGGTCGTGTTTTACCAGGACGATCGCTGCCTCGGCGGTGGCGTCATCGACCAGACCTTCAATACGGGTTCGAAGGCCGAAGCCGCCTAA